In the Chroicocephalus ridibundus chromosome 15, bChrRid1.1, whole genome shotgun sequence genome, one interval contains:
- the USP20 gene encoding ubiquitin carboxyl-terminal hydrolase 20 isoform X1 has protein sequence MGDTRDICPHLDSIGEVTRDDLLLKSKGTCQSCGAVGPNLWACLQIGCPYVGCGESFADHSTLHAQAKKHNLTVNLTTFRIWCYACEKEVFLDQRLAAHTQSPPVKFSEPDSPLPAHPLKAVPIAVADEGESESEDDDLKPRGLTGMKNLGNSCYMNAALQALSNCPPLTQFFLECGGLVRTDKKPALCKSYQKLVSEVWHKKRPSYVVPSSLSHGIKLVNPMFRGYAQQDTQEFLRCLMDQLHEELKEPIVAETRDLDISDQDDKREGDRSPSEDEFLSCDSSSDRGEDGQSRTTSGMGSSSLAETELLIQDEAGRGISEKERMKDRKFSCGHRRSNSEQVDEDADVDTTMMPVDGRASPEMLPAPRPASPCRTPEPDNDAYVRCSSRPCSPVHHEMHSKLSGSPPRSSPARLGPSYVLKKAQVQASGKKKKELRYRSVISDIFDGSILSLVQCLTCDRVSTTVETFQDLSLPIPGKEDLAKLHSAIYQNVPAKTGACGDNYASQGWIAFIMEYIRRFVVSCIPSWFWGPVVTLEDCLAAFFAADELKGDNMYSCERCKKLRNGVKYCKVLRLPEILCIHLKRFRHEVMYSFKINSHVSFPLEGLDLRPFLAKECVSQITTYDLLSVICHHGTAGSGHYIAYCQNVINGQWYEFDDQYVTEVHETVVQNAEAYVLFYRKSSEEAVRERQKVVSLASMKEHSLLQFYISREWLNKFNTFAEPGPITNHTFLCSHGGIPPNKYHYIDDLVVILPQNVWEYLYNRFGGGPAVNHLYVCSICQVEIEALAKRRRIEIDTFIKLNKAFQAEESPSVIYCISMQWFREWEAFVKGKDNEPPGPIDNSKIALTKAGGHVQVKQGADYGQISEETWNYLSTLYGGGPEIAIRQNVAQVQELENLHGEQKIEAETRAV, from the exons GGAACTTGCCAGTCTTGTGGAGCTGTGGGACCAAATCTCTGGGCTTGTCTTCAG ATTGGTTGTCCTTATGTTGGTTGTGGGGAGTCCTTTGCTGACCACAGCACACTTCATGCACAG gCCAAAAAGCACAACCTGACGGTGAATCTGACCACTTTCCGCATCTGGTGTTATGCTTGTGAAAAGGAGGTGTTCTTGGACCAGCGGCTGGCAGCGCACACGCAGTCACCACCAGTAAAGTTCTCTGAACCG GATTCTCCACTGCCTGCTCACCCTTTGAAAGCTGTTCCGATTGCAGTGGCTGATGAAGGTGAATCTGAATCTGAGGATGATGATTTGAAACCAAGAG GCCTTACTGGAATGAAAAATCTTGGGAACTCCTGCTACATGAATGCAGCACTTCAGGCTCTCTCTAACTG ccCACCTCTCACACAGTTTTTTCTGGAATGTGGTGGACTGGTCCGTACAGATAAGAAACCAGCACTGTGCAAAAGTTACCAAAAGCTGGTGTCTGAGGTTTGGCATAAGAAACG CCCAAGTTATGTTGTTCCAAGCAGTCTGTCCCATGGAATTAAGCTCGTCAACCCCATGTTCCGAGGCTACGCACAGCAG GACACTCAGGAGTTCCTGCGGTGCCTGATGGATCAGCTTCACGAAGAACTGAAGGAACCAATTGTTGCAGAGACGAGGGATTTGGATATCAGTGACCAGGATGACAAGCGAGAGGGAGACCGAAGTCCTTCGGAGGATGAGTTCCTTTCCTGTGACTCAAGCAGCGACAGAGGTGAAGATGGTCAAAGCCGCACCACAAGCGGCatgggcagcagctccctggcagagACAGAGCTGTTGATCCAGGACGAAGCAGGGAGGGGGATCTCCGAGAAGGAGAGGATGAAGGACAGGAAGTTCTCCTGTGGCCATCGGCGCAGCAACTCGGAGCAGGTGGATGAGGATGCAGATGTGGATACTACTATGATGCCAGTTGATGGTAGAGCCTCACCTGAGATGCTGCCAGCTCCCCGTCCTGCCAGCCCGTGTAGGACACCAG AACCTGACAACGATGCCTACGTGCGCTGCTCCTCGCGCCCCTGCAGTCCTGTCCATCATGAGATGCACTCCAAGCTCTCTGGCAGTCCTCCTCGCTCCAGTCCTGCCAGGCTCGGACCTTCCTACGTACTCAAGAAAG CCCAGGTGCAGGCttctgggaaaaagaagaaagaacttcGTTACCGTAGTGTGATTTCTGACATCTTCGATGGCTCCATTCTCAGCCTGGTGCAGTGCCTCACCTGTGACAGA GTTTCTACAACAGTGGAGACATTCCAGGACCTGTCACTTCCAATCCCAGGGAAGGAGGACTTGGCCAAGCTGCACTCAGCCATCTACCAAAATGTGCCAGCTAAGACAGGGGCATGTGGGGACAACTATGCCTCACAAGGCTGGATTGCTTTCATCATGGAGTACATCCGGAG ATTTGTGGTGTCCTGTATCCCTAGCTGGTTTTGGGGTCCCGTTGTGACGCTGGAGGATTGTCTTGCTGCCTTTTTTGCAGCGGATGAGTTGAAGG GGGACAACATGTACAGTTGTGAACGGTGTAAAAA aCTGCGGAATGGAGTGAAGTACTGCAAAGTCCTCCGGCTACCAGAG ATTCTTTGCATCCACTTGAAACGGTTCCGGCATGAGGTGATGTATTCCTTCAAGATCAACAGTCATGTCTCCTTCCCCTTGGAAGGGCTGGATCTGCGACCTTTCCTAGCCAAGGAATGTGTCTCCCAGATCACCACCTACGATCTCCTGTCAGTCATCTGCCACCATGGCACAGCAGGCA GTGGGCATTACATAGCCTACTGCCAGAACGTGATCAACGGCCAGTGGTACGAGTTTGATGACCAGTATGTCACTGAAGTCCATGAGACCGTGGTACAGAATGCAGAAGCCTATGTCTTGTTCTACAG GAAAAGCAGTGAAGAAGCTGTGCGAGAGCGTCAGAAGGTTGTGTCCCTTGCCAGCATGAAGGAGCACAGTTTACTCCAGTTCTACATCTCTCGAGAGTGGCTCAATAAATTCAACACCTTTGCTGAGCCTGGTCCCATCACCAATCACACCTTCCTGTGCTCTCACGGAG GGATCCCTCCTAATAAATACCACTACATCGATGACCTGGTTGTGATTCTGCCCCAGAACGTGTGGGAATATCTCTACAACAG GTTCGGGGGTGGCCCTGCTGTGAACCATCTGTACGTGTGCTCGATTTGCCAAGTGGAGATTGAAGCACTTGCCAAACGCAGAAGAATTGAAATAGACACCTTCATCAAG CTGAACAAGGCTTTCCAGGCAGAGGAGTCTCCAAGTGTCATCTACTGTATCAGCATGCAGTGGTTCCGTGAGTGGGAAGCCTTTGTCAAGGGGAAGGATAACG AGCCTCCTGGACCAATTGACAACAGCAAGATTGCACTCACAAAAGCAGGTGGCCACGTGCAAGTTAAGCAGG GCGCTGACTACGGGCAGATTTCTGAGGAGACATGGAATTATTTAAGCACACTGTATGGAGGGGGCCCAGAGATTGCTATCAGACAGAATGTGGCCCAGGTCCAAGAACTGGAAAACCTCCATGGGGAGCAGAAGATTGAAGCGGAGACGCGGGCTGTGTGA
- the USP20 gene encoding ubiquitin carboxyl-terminal hydrolase 20 isoform X2, whose product MKNLGNSCYMNAALQALSNCPPLTQFFLECGGLVRTDKKPALCKSYQKLVSEVWHKKRPSYVVPSSLSHGIKLVNPMFRGYAQQDTQEFLRCLMDQLHEELKEPIVAETRDLDISDQDDKREGDRSPSEDEFLSCDSSSDRGEDGQSRTTSGMGSSSLAETELLIQDEAGRGISEKERMKDRKFSCGHRRSNSEQVDEDADVDTTMMPVDGRASPEMLPAPRPASPCRTPEPDNDAYVRCSSRPCSPVHHEMHSKLSGSPPRSSPARLGPSYVLKKAQVQASGKKKKELRYRSVISDIFDGSILSLVQCLTCDRVSTTVETFQDLSLPIPGKEDLAKLHSAIYQNVPAKTGACGDNYASQGWIAFIMEYIRRFVVSCIPSWFWGPVVTLEDCLAAFFAADELKGDNMYSCERCKKLRNGVKYCKVLRLPEILCIHLKRFRHEVMYSFKINSHVSFPLEGLDLRPFLAKECVSQITTYDLLSVICHHGTAGSGHYIAYCQNVINGQWYEFDDQYVTEVHETVVQNAEAYVLFYRKSSEEAVRERQKVVSLASMKEHSLLQFYISREWLNKFNTFAEPGPITNHTFLCSHGGIPPNKYHYIDDLVVILPQNVWEYLYNRFGGGPAVNHLYVCSICQVEIEALAKRRRIEIDTFIKLNKAFQAEESPSVIYCISMQWFREWEAFVKGKDNEPPGPIDNSKIALTKAGGHVQVKQGADYGQISEETWNYLSTLYGGGPEIAIRQNVAQVQELENLHGEQKIEAETRAV is encoded by the exons ATGAAAAATCTTGGGAACTCCTGCTACATGAATGCAGCACTTCAGGCTCTCTCTAACTG ccCACCTCTCACACAGTTTTTTCTGGAATGTGGTGGACTGGTCCGTACAGATAAGAAACCAGCACTGTGCAAAAGTTACCAAAAGCTGGTGTCTGAGGTTTGGCATAAGAAACG CCCAAGTTATGTTGTTCCAAGCAGTCTGTCCCATGGAATTAAGCTCGTCAACCCCATGTTCCGAGGCTACGCACAGCAG GACACTCAGGAGTTCCTGCGGTGCCTGATGGATCAGCTTCACGAAGAACTGAAGGAACCAATTGTTGCAGAGACGAGGGATTTGGATATCAGTGACCAGGATGACAAGCGAGAGGGAGACCGAAGTCCTTCGGAGGATGAGTTCCTTTCCTGTGACTCAAGCAGCGACAGAGGTGAAGATGGTCAAAGCCGCACCACAAGCGGCatgggcagcagctccctggcagagACAGAGCTGTTGATCCAGGACGAAGCAGGGAGGGGGATCTCCGAGAAGGAGAGGATGAAGGACAGGAAGTTCTCCTGTGGCCATCGGCGCAGCAACTCGGAGCAGGTGGATGAGGATGCAGATGTGGATACTACTATGATGCCAGTTGATGGTAGAGCCTCACCTGAGATGCTGCCAGCTCCCCGTCCTGCCAGCCCGTGTAGGACACCAG AACCTGACAACGATGCCTACGTGCGCTGCTCCTCGCGCCCCTGCAGTCCTGTCCATCATGAGATGCACTCCAAGCTCTCTGGCAGTCCTCCTCGCTCCAGTCCTGCCAGGCTCGGACCTTCCTACGTACTCAAGAAAG CCCAGGTGCAGGCttctgggaaaaagaagaaagaacttcGTTACCGTAGTGTGATTTCTGACATCTTCGATGGCTCCATTCTCAGCCTGGTGCAGTGCCTCACCTGTGACAGA GTTTCTACAACAGTGGAGACATTCCAGGACCTGTCACTTCCAATCCCAGGGAAGGAGGACTTGGCCAAGCTGCACTCAGCCATCTACCAAAATGTGCCAGCTAAGACAGGGGCATGTGGGGACAACTATGCCTCACAAGGCTGGATTGCTTTCATCATGGAGTACATCCGGAG ATTTGTGGTGTCCTGTATCCCTAGCTGGTTTTGGGGTCCCGTTGTGACGCTGGAGGATTGTCTTGCTGCCTTTTTTGCAGCGGATGAGTTGAAGG GGGACAACATGTACAGTTGTGAACGGTGTAAAAA aCTGCGGAATGGAGTGAAGTACTGCAAAGTCCTCCGGCTACCAGAG ATTCTTTGCATCCACTTGAAACGGTTCCGGCATGAGGTGATGTATTCCTTCAAGATCAACAGTCATGTCTCCTTCCCCTTGGAAGGGCTGGATCTGCGACCTTTCCTAGCCAAGGAATGTGTCTCCCAGATCACCACCTACGATCTCCTGTCAGTCATCTGCCACCATGGCACAGCAGGCA GTGGGCATTACATAGCCTACTGCCAGAACGTGATCAACGGCCAGTGGTACGAGTTTGATGACCAGTATGTCACTGAAGTCCATGAGACCGTGGTACAGAATGCAGAAGCCTATGTCTTGTTCTACAG GAAAAGCAGTGAAGAAGCTGTGCGAGAGCGTCAGAAGGTTGTGTCCCTTGCCAGCATGAAGGAGCACAGTTTACTCCAGTTCTACATCTCTCGAGAGTGGCTCAATAAATTCAACACCTTTGCTGAGCCTGGTCCCATCACCAATCACACCTTCCTGTGCTCTCACGGAG GGATCCCTCCTAATAAATACCACTACATCGATGACCTGGTTGTGATTCTGCCCCAGAACGTGTGGGAATATCTCTACAACAG GTTCGGGGGTGGCCCTGCTGTGAACCATCTGTACGTGTGCTCGATTTGCCAAGTGGAGATTGAAGCACTTGCCAAACGCAGAAGAATTGAAATAGACACCTTCATCAAG CTGAACAAGGCTTTCCAGGCAGAGGAGTCTCCAAGTGTCATCTACTGTATCAGCATGCAGTGGTTCCGTGAGTGGGAAGCCTTTGTCAAGGGGAAGGATAACG AGCCTCCTGGACCAATTGACAACAGCAAGATTGCACTCACAAAAGCAGGTGGCCACGTGCAAGTTAAGCAGG GCGCTGACTACGGGCAGATTTCTGAGGAGACATGGAATTATTTAAGCACACTGTATGGAGGGGGCCCAGAGATTGCTATCAGACAGAATGTGGCCCAGGTCCAAGAACTGGAAAACCTCCATGGGGAGCAGAAGATTGAAGCGGAGACGCGGGCTGTGTGA